Within Moritella sp. Urea-trap-13, the genomic segment AAAGATGGAAATGAAATAAATAAAATTAGCGTATAGAAAATATGCTTAAAACTAGCCCAAGGCATGGTAACTCCTGTAAATCGCGTACAAATTGAAACGATTTACCGCATGTAAATCGTGCTCTTCGTATCTGACTCAGTGTACTTAGCCCTGCCAATGCAGCTAGTGACACCACACAGTGGCGCGCCCGTTACGGATTTTCACCGTATTCCGAAGATGGGGGCATTGTACTTTGCTCTAAATAGATATGCTACCGAGAGCCAATAAAGAAAAGCAGATTCAATCGCCTATCTCCAATAAATCACCAAGCATGTTAAAGTAGCGAATTATAATTCTAATTAAATGGTAACGTGATGACATTAAAAGCGTCGGGCAACATAGATGAGCTTTGCTATCCTTTCATCTTTGAAGACAGCCCACTTTGTGATTTTGAGATCTTAACCGATGAGTTATGTACTTATACTGGCTTAGCGTTATCGCAAGTAACCAACACTGAAGTACGTGCATCACTGGAACGTTTACAGCCAAAGATTTTTAATTTGAATGGTTCGATTCGAGGTAAATGCGGAATATTTGAAGACGACATACAAGATCTATTAACAGATCTTAATTACTTTAAAGCCCAAGTCACTGATAATGCAAAACGCTTTGTACTGCCAAGAGGTACAGGCCCGGTGATCCAATTACATCAATGTCGCAGTTTAAGTAAGAAGGTCGTGCGCCAATTAGTATTGGTTGATAAAGCAGGCAAGAAAATCCCGGAAACCCTGCCCCGCTTTACAAATGCCTTAACGAACTATTACTTCGCGCTTACACGGGTATTAAATCAAGACGCTGGTGTTGAAGAGCCTGAATACGTTAGTATTAATTATCCAAAACCGAAATAACCAGT encodes:
- a CDS encoding cobalamin adenosyltransferase, which translates into the protein MTLKASGNIDELCYPFIFEDSPLCDFEILTDELCTYTGLALSQVTNTEVRASLERLQPKIFNLNGSIRGKCGIFEDDIQDLLTDLNYFKAQVTDNAKRFVLPRGTGPVIQLHQCRSLSKKVVRQLVLVDKAGKKIPETLPRFTNALTNYYFALTRVLNQDAGVEEPEYVSINYPKPK